In one window of Paraflavitalea soli DNA:
- a CDS encoding response regulator transcription factor: protein MLQDKDVIELAIVDDHPVVIEGVLKLLDNKEHLRVAGSFTSGMEFIDFIKTSKVDIVLLDISLPDRNGMDLCKEIKILSPGTCVLVLSNHSERSIIMQALQNGASGYLLKNASPTELITCIHEALGGQITFSREVKEIIARPSVIELRGIPQLTKREKEILQLISDGITTAGIATQLSLSPLTVETHRRNLLQKFEVKNVAALIKVAVQQGLI from the coding sequence ATGTTGCAGGATAAAGACGTTATAGAACTGGCCATAGTAGATGATCATCCTGTTGTGATCGAAGGGGTATTAAAACTGCTTGACAACAAAGAGCACCTGCGGGTAGCCGGCTCTTTTACTTCCGGCATGGAGTTTATTGATTTTATAAAGACCAGTAAGGTAGATATTGTATTACTGGATATCTCCCTGCCGGATAGGAATGGGATGGACCTATGTAAAGAGATAAAGATATTATCACCCGGTACCTGTGTACTGGTGTTGAGCAACCACAGTGAGCGCAGCATTATTATGCAGGCCCTTCAAAATGGCGCCAGCGGCTATTTGCTCAAAAACGCCTCCCCCACAGAACTCATCACCTGCATCCATGAAGCATTGGGTGGCCAGATCACCTTTAGCCGGGAAGTAAAAGAAATTATTGCCCGACCCTCAGTCATCGAATTAAGAGGTATTCCCCAATTGACCAAACGGGAAAAAGAGATACTGCAATTGATCTCCGACGGTATTACCACCGCTGGTATAGCTACACAGCTTTCCCTGAGTCCGCTCACCGTAGAAACCCATCGCAGGAATTTGCTGCAGAAGTTTGAGGTAAAGAATGTGGCTGCCCTCATCAAGGTTGCAGTGCAGCAGGGATTGATTTAG
- the ligD gene encoding DNA ligase D produces the protein MALTTYRKKRSFNKTPEPTGGKSSGKALRFVIQKHDASRLHYDFRLEMDGVLKSWAVPKGPSTNPEDKRLAMMVEDHPYDYRSFEGIIPEGNYGAGTVIVWDEGTYEPLEPSGDKKKDEKALLKQLKAGSLKFSLSGHKLQGEFALVRLKNAENNAWLLIKHRDQYAKATDVTRKVRSVVSDKTLEEVAKTSHNIYGQSKAAAPKKASKAATTTPKKAVKKTAPRKAARKKKDVAALEEAPKKAFPKNIQPMLGTLVSEPFDQPGWLYEIKWDGYRALALCNKGKVELLSRNQKSFNEKFYPVYKAVKDWQLDAVIDGEICVVSDKGISHFGSLQNWRSEADGELVYYVFDILWLDGHDLTGLPLVKRRDLLRPLVPSSGIIRYSEAFESSATEFLAAASKMGMEGIMAKKADSVYLPGERTRDWLKLKANKRHEVVIGGFTNNEDSPKLFSALLVGLYDGKRLNYTGKIGTGFNDKMQREMMKQFKPLITTKCPFTELPDVNKPSRFRPNPPHATVTWLKPKLVGEVSYAEMTSDGVMRHPSFEGMREDKKASAVVAETAVEVKEVTKRGRKDPATKLLKQGGKQERKTLLNPSEATQVRAINGHELSFTNLNKIFWPKEKYTKRDMLNYYYQVAPYILPYLVNRPQSLNRYPNGINGKSFYQKDITGKAPAWIKQFPYHTSEGEDKNFMVPTNEAGLLWMANLGAIEMNPWNSTIDKPEHPDWCCLDLDPDKGNTFEQVIQTARVVKQVLDQLGIEGYPKTSGSTGIHIYIPLGAKYTYDECQLFGKLIATHVREQLPQFTSIERLTRNRKGKLYIDYLQNRPKATLAAAYSLRPKPGATVSMPLHWDEVKKGLQLQHFTLANAMERIKREGDLFKPVLGKGVNIARVLKQLQ, from the coding sequence ATGGCTTTAACTACCTACCGCAAAAAACGCTCCTTTAACAAAACACCGGAACCTACCGGTGGCAAGTCATCCGGCAAAGCTTTACGATTTGTAATACAAAAGCATGATGCATCCCGCCTGCATTATGATTTCCGCCTGGAGATGGACGGTGTATTGAAAAGTTGGGCGGTCCCCAAGGGGCCTTCCACCAATCCCGAAGACAAAAGACTGGCCATGATGGTAGAAGACCATCCCTATGATTACCGCAGTTTTGAGGGCATTATCCCCGAAGGTAATTATGGGGCCGGCACGGTGATCGTATGGGATGAAGGCACCTATGAACCCCTCGAACCCAGCGGCGATAAAAAGAAAGATGAAAAAGCGTTGCTCAAACAACTCAAAGCAGGCTCGCTCAAATTCAGTTTATCAGGCCATAAACTACAGGGTGAATTTGCGCTCGTACGATTAAAAAATGCAGAGAACAACGCCTGGCTACTCATCAAACACCGGGATCAGTACGCCAAAGCAACGGATGTAACCAGGAAAGTACGGTCTGTTGTATCTGATAAAACCCTTGAAGAAGTGGCAAAGACCAGTCATAATATATACGGTCAATCAAAGGCTGCCGCTCCTAAAAAAGCTTCCAAAGCCGCTACCACCACACCGAAAAAAGCAGTAAAAAAGACAGCACCGCGCAAGGCGGCACGAAAAAAAAAAGACGTAGCAGCACTGGAGGAAGCACCTAAAAAAGCATTTCCCAAAAACATTCAACCCATGCTGGGCACCCTCGTCAGCGAACCTTTTGATCAACCAGGCTGGTTGTATGAGATCAAATGGGATGGCTACCGGGCCCTGGCCCTTTGTAATAAAGGCAAGGTGGAACTACTCTCCCGCAACCAGAAATCATTCAATGAAAAATTCTATCCTGTATACAAGGCGGTAAAGGACTGGCAGCTCGATGCAGTCATAGACGGAGAGATCTGCGTGGTCAGTGACAAAGGCATTTCCCATTTTGGGTCGCTGCAGAACTGGCGAAGTGAAGCTGATGGCGAACTGGTATATTATGTATTTGACATCCTTTGGCTGGATGGCCACGACCTCACCGGACTGCCACTGGTAAAGCGACGTGATCTGCTACGACCATTGGTACCATCTTCGGGCATTATCCGCTACAGCGAAGCCTTCGAAAGCTCGGCCACAGAGTTCCTGGCAGCAGCTTCTAAAATGGGAATGGAAGGCATAATGGCCAAGAAAGCCGATAGTGTTTACCTGCCGGGAGAACGTACCCGCGACTGGTTAAAGCTGAAAGCCAATAAAAGACATGAAGTAGTGATCGGCGGATTCACCAACAATGAGGATTCACCCAAACTGTTCAGTGCATTGCTGGTAGGGCTGTATGACGGGAAAAGATTGAACTATACCGGCAAAATAGGTACTGGTTTCAATGACAAGATGCAACGGGAAATGATGAAACAGTTTAAGCCCCTTATTACCACCAAATGCCCTTTTACTGAACTGCCAGACGTCAACAAGCCTTCCCGCTTCCGGCCCAATCCTCCTCATGCCACCGTTACCTGGCTAAAACCCAAACTGGTGGGAGAAGTGAGTTATGCTGAAATGACCAGCGACGGAGTGATGCGCCATCCCAGTTTTGAAGGTATGCGGGAAGACAAAAAAGCCAGCGCTGTAGTAGCTGAAACTGCTGTGGAGGTAAAGGAAGTGACTAAAAGGGGCAGGAAAGATCCGGCAACCAAACTATTGAAGCAGGGAGGCAAACAGGAAAGGAAGACCCTGCTGAACCCTTCTGAAGCAACGCAGGTGAGGGCTATCAATGGCCATGAACTTTCCTTTACCAACCTCAATAAGATATTCTGGCCAAAGGAAAAATATACCAAGCGAGATATGCTCAACTACTATTACCAGGTGGCGCCCTATATACTCCCCTACCTGGTAAACCGGCCCCAATCATTGAACCGATACCCCAATGGGATCAATGGAAAAAGCTTTTACCAGAAGGATATAACAGGCAAAGCGCCCGCATGGATCAAGCAATTTCCCTATCATACCAGTGAGGGGGAAGACAAGAATTTCATGGTACCTACCAATGAAGCAGGCCTGTTGTGGATGGCTAACCTGGGGGCCATTGAGATGAACCCCTGGAACAGCACCATTGACAAACCGGAGCACCCTGACTGGTGCTGCCTCGACCTGGACCCCGACAAAGGCAATACTTTTGAACAGGTGATACAAACCGCCCGGGTGGTAAAACAGGTGCTGGACCAACTGGGCATTGAGGGGTACCCCAAGACATCCGGCTCTACCGGTATTCATATCTATATCCCATTGGGCGCAAAGTATACGTATGACGAATGCCAGCTATTTGGCAAGCTCATCGCCACGCATGTACGGGAGCAATTACCACAGTTTACCAGCATCGAAAGACTCACCCGCAACAGGAAGGGAAAACTCTATATCGACTACCTGCAAAATCGCCCCAAAGCCACGCTGGCAGCGGCTTACTCACTGCGACCCAAACCCGGCGCCACGGTATCAATGCCCCTCCATTGGGACGAAGTAAAGAAGGGTTTACAGCTACAACATTTCACACTTGCCAATGCAATGGAACGGATCAAAAGAGAGGGCGATCTGTTCAAACCAGTGTTGGGTAAAGGTGTCAATATTGCCAGGGTATTGAAGCAATTACAATAG
- a CDS encoding sigma-70 family RNA polymerase sigma factor produces MDKKASLFIEYKALLFSMAYNMLGSVDAAEDIVQDAFLRWMETQEGSVKHPKAYLVKIVTNTCINYLHSARVQREQYIGVWLPEPLLNYGVDNGHERFETYHALSLGILLLMEKLTPQERAIFLLKEIFAYDYYELADIFDKSEDNCRQILKRAKDNLGKDARRFEVDMKVHEKMLHKLLQATSEGSMEDLIDLLKEDIVLFADGGGKFVHVKGQRLTAAYKPIYGRENVSRLMISAVTKIEAIPGFRREIIIANGLPSIISYSGDSPISLFSLEPDGDKIRNIYIQTNPDKLKMFKKDSSS; encoded by the coding sequence ATGGACAAGAAAGCGTCCCTTTTTATTGAATACAAGGCATTGTTGTTTTCCATGGCCTACAATATGCTCGGCAGTGTAGATGCCGCGGAGGATATCGTGCAGGATGCATTTCTTAGATGGATGGAAACACAGGAAGGCTCAGTAAAGCACCCCAAGGCCTACCTCGTAAAAATCGTAACCAATACCTGTATCAACTACCTCCACAGTGCCCGCGTACAGCGTGAACAATACATAGGAGTATGGCTACCTGAGCCCTTGCTGAACTATGGCGTCGACAATGGCCATGAACGATTTGAGACCTACCATGCCCTTTCATTGGGCATCCTCCTCCTGATGGAAAAGTTGACTCCACAGGAAAGGGCTATTTTCCTGCTGAAGGAAATATTTGCTTATGATTATTATGAGCTGGCCGACATCTTTGACAAATCGGAAGACAATTGCCGACAGATATTAAAACGGGCAAAAGACAACCTGGGCAAAGACGCCCGCCGGTTTGAAGTAGACATGAAAGTGCATGAAAAGATGCTGCATAAACTGCTGCAGGCTACTTCAGAGGGAAGTATGGAAGACCTGATCGATCTGCTCAAAGAAGACATTGTATTGTTTGCAGATGGTGGCGGTAAATTCGTTCATGTGAAAGGACAGCGCCTTACAGCCGCTTACAAGCCTATTTACGGCAGAGAAAATGTATCGAGGTTGATGATAAGCGCAGTCACCAAAATAGAGGCAATCCCCGGTTTTCGCCGGGAGATCATTATTGCCAATGGCCTTCCCTCCATCATCTCCTACTCCGGCGATTCGCCCATCAGTCTTTTCTCCCTGGAGCCGGATGGAGACAAGATCAGGAACATATATATCCAGACAAATCCCGATAAACTAAAGATGTTTAAAAAAGATAGTTCTTCTTAG
- a CDS encoding sensor histidine kinase codes for MTLRQSIFTSDKYARIEWAFFIFIWFISPLLTDLEYGFNEEPKQLQWSYFQVNIIRRLVWGFFTVIPYYLYYKLAIQPLLIKKRYGYFLLSVLLFVAVRELYTVYIMYGSIARLSFLPIEMITEAQKVLKLKGRFHFGINYLVFQLLIMIALAYFIHLDKQEKQIRQLKQLQAETDLQYLRSQLQPHFFFNTLNNIYALALQQSQLTAPLVAKLSDMMRYVLYKTTQPKQPLTHEIHFLSNYVDVQSVRYHDKTAIRFDTQGITDQALIEPLLLLPYIENAFKHGIEEVHTGFIEVIICLNDQELTLSVKNSKAAGATDQSLPNSHGNGIGLDNTQKRLSILYPGRHSVQVKETNETYEVLLTIILN; via the coding sequence ATGACCCTCAGGCAATCAATTTTCACCTCCGACAAATATGCCCGGATAGAATGGGCATTCTTTATTTTTATCTGGTTCATTAGTCCGTTGCTCACTGATCTTGAATACGGTTTTAATGAAGAACCGAAGCAATTGCAATGGAGCTATTTCCAGGTCAACATCATCCGGCGCCTCGTTTGGGGATTTTTCACGGTCATCCCTTATTACCTGTATTATAAACTTGCCATTCAACCACTCCTTATCAAAAAAAGATACGGATATTTCCTGCTTTCTGTATTGCTGTTTGTGGCAGTGCGGGAACTATACACGGTGTATATCATGTACGGTTCTATAGCCCGTCTCTCCTTTTTACCCATTGAGATGATCACCGAAGCACAAAAAGTATTAAAACTAAAAGGCCGGTTTCATTTTGGCATCAATTACCTCGTGTTCCAGTTGCTGATCATGATCGCCCTGGCCTATTTTATTCATCTTGACAAACAGGAAAAGCAGATACGGCAATTAAAACAATTGCAGGCAGAAACTGATCTCCAATACCTCCGGTCGCAGCTACAGCCCCATTTCTTTTTTAATACCCTTAATAATATATATGCCCTCGCCCTGCAACAGTCTCAGCTTACCGCTCCCCTGGTAGCCAAGTTGTCGGATATGATGCGTTATGTACTGTATAAAACCACCCAGCCAAAACAACCCCTTACCCATGAAATACATTTCCTGAGCAATTATGTAGATGTACAGTCGGTCCGCTACCATGATAAAACGGCCATCCGGTTCGATACCCAGGGCATTACTGATCAGGCGCTCATTGAGCCGCTGCTGCTGCTGCCCTATATTGAAAACGCGTTCAAGCATGGCATTGAAGAGGTCCATACAGGTTTTATTGAGGTCATTATTTGCCTCAACGACCAGGAACTTACTTTATCTGTTAAGAACAGCAAGGCAGCAGGCGCTACGGATCAATCCCTGCCGAATAGCCATGGCAATGGTATCGGACTGGACAATACACAAAAACGCTTGTCGATCCTGTACCCCGGCAGGCACTCCGTGCAGGTAAAGGAGACCAATGAAACCTATGAAGTACTTTTAACTATTATTCTCAATTGA
- a CDS encoding PRC-barrel domain-containing protein translates to MATYDKQYEADNQTGINHEGPDANNPVKRLTARSITGDKVENPNGDDLGKIEDLMINIDTGEVEYVVMESGAFLGLGGKLFAIPFKELRLNPAKEVFVLNRDKEYLKESPGFDKDHWPDTNDHRYFERVTSYYDRTPIPMLPL, encoded by the coding sequence ATGGCAACGTATGATAAGCAGTATGAAGCAGACAACCAGACGGGTATCAACCATGAAGGCCCCGATGCAAATAACCCGGTAAAACGCTTAACGGCCCGCTCGATCACGGGTGACAAGGTGGAGAATCCGAATGGGGACGATCTGGGCAAAATAGAGGACCTGATGATCAATATCGATACGGGAGAAGTGGAATATGTAGTGATGGAATCAGGTGCTTTCCTCGGTTTAGGCGGAAAGCTATTTGCGATCCCATTTAAAGAGTTACGTTTGAATCCTGCGAAAGAAGTATTCGTATTGAACAGGGACAAAGAATATCTGAAAGAATCACCGGGATTTGATAAAGACCATTGGCCCGATACAAATGATCACCGCTATTTTGAACGCGTGACCAGCTATTACGACCGGACACCCATACCCATGTTGCCCTTGTAG
- a CDS encoding dodecin family protein, with product MAIVKVIEVIASSEKGIDDALKVAVAEASKTIRNIDSVFVKDIKAHVKDGKIVSYGVIAKISFRLD from the coding sequence ATGGCTATCGTAAAAGTCATTGAAGTGATTGCTTCTTCAGAAAAAGGCATTGACGATGCTTTAAAAGTGGCCGTAGCTGAAGCCTCCAAAACGATACGGAATATCGACTCGGTGTTTGTCAAAGACATCAAAGCACATGTGAAAGATGGCAAGATCGTTTCCTATGGTGTGATTGCCAAGATCTCTTTCCGGCTGGACTAA
- a CDS encoding LytR/AlgR family response regulator transcription factor, which yields MVRCMIVDDEPLAQQVLKKYIEQTDGLTLSAECFHAAAAFAVLHQQPIDLLFLDIKMPQLTGTQFIQSLKEPPAFIFTTAYPDFALLGFELEAVDYLLKPITYDRFKKSIARFLNQQPIPPSLPEKDYVYFKVNGSLVKVVLAEILFAQSMKDYIRIITTTGQHITHLTMKSLLQLLPEQQFKRVHRSYVVNIRHIDRLSKEAVTIGQTTIPLGEHYKMNLKML from the coding sequence ATGGTAAGATGCATGATCGTGGATGATGAGCCACTGGCGCAACAGGTATTAAAAAAATACATTGAGCAAACTGATGGGCTGACCCTTTCTGCTGAATGCTTCCATGCAGCAGCGGCCTTTGCTGTGCTACATCAGCAGCCCATCGACCTCTTATTCCTCGACATTAAAATGCCACAGCTTACCGGCACACAATTCATACAATCCTTAAAAGAGCCGCCTGCTTTTATCTTCACTACTGCTTATCCCGACTTTGCCCTGCTGGGCTTTGAATTGGAGGCGGTGGACTACCTGCTAAAACCCATTACCTATGACCGGTTCAAAAAGAGCATTGCCCGCTTTTTGAACCAGCAGCCAATTCCTCCTTCTCTGCCAGAGAAAGACTATGTATACTTTAAAGTAAACGGCAGCCTGGTAAAGGTTGTTCTCGCTGAGATACTGTTTGCCCAATCCATGAAAGATTATATCAGGATCATCACCACTACCGGACAGCATATTACCCACCTCACCATGAAATCCCTACTACAATTGCTGCCGGAACAACAATTCAAACGGGTACACCGCTCGTACGTGGTCAACATCCGGCATATTGACCGGCTCAGTAAGGAAGCCGTAACCATTGGGCAAACCACCATTCCCCTGGGAGAACACTATAAAATGAACCTCAAAATGCTGTAA
- a CDS encoding SWIB/MDM2 domain-containing protein codes for MATKKAPKKAAKKAVKKAAKKAAPKKVAKKAPVKKAPAKKAAKKKSARKPNAAFMAPLTPSASLGEVIGSKAIPRTEIVKKIWDYIKKNNLQDKKNRRMINADSKLKPIFGKDQISMFELAKIVNKHVK; via the coding sequence ATGGCAACAAAAAAAGCGCCCAAGAAAGCAGCTAAAAAAGCAGTAAAAAAGGCCGCCAAAAAAGCAGCACCTAAGAAAGTTGCGAAGAAAGCTCCTGTAAAGAAAGCTCCAGCTAAGAAAGCAGCTAAGAAAAAATCTGCCAGGAAACCAAACGCAGCCTTCATGGCTCCTCTTACGCCCAGCGCATCACTCGGTGAAGTGATCGGTTCAAAGGCAATACCCAGAACTGAGATCGTTAAGAAGATCTGGGATTATATCAAGAAGAACAATCTCCAGGACAAAAAGAACAGGAGAATGATCAATGCCGATTCCAAGTTGAAACCAATCTTTGGCAAAGACCAGATATCCATGTTTGAACTGGCTAAGATTGTCAACAAGCATGTAAAATAA
- a CDS encoding DinB family protein produces MAVKNFIDLPMNDLQKLLYELDLAARGVLAIIADFSQEQFNKVPFAGSWTAGQVSEHLLKSISGIPALMAGNTRPTTERKGDEHVMTIETIFLDFEVKMKSPEFILPSNGPHDRNELLHGFRTALDEIASKTRTMDLTLTCTDFPFPGIGELTRWELISFAICHTIRHTRQMKNIHGHVAGQ; encoded by the coding sequence ATGGCTGTAAAAAACTTCATCGACCTGCCAATGAATGACCTGCAAAAGCTACTATATGAACTGGATCTTGCTGCCCGGGGTGTACTGGCCATCATCGCTGATTTTAGCCAGGAGCAATTCAATAAAGTACCTTTTGCCGGTAGCTGGACGGCAGGTCAGGTATCAGAACACCTGTTGAAGTCCATCAGCGGCATACCAGCTTTGATGGCAGGCAACACCCGGCCTACCACTGAAAGGAAAGGAGATGAGCACGTAATGACCATTGAAACCATTTTCCTTGATTTTGAAGTGAAAATGAAATCACCAGAGTTTATCCTTCCTTCCAATGGTCCGCACGACAGAAATGAGCTGCTCCATGGTTTCAGGACAGCCCTCGATGAGATCGCCTCTAAAACCCGCACGATGGACCTTACGCTAACCTGCACTGATTTCCCATTTCCCGGAATAGGAGAGCTTACAAGGTGGGAATTGATCAGTTTTGCCATTTGCCATACCATACGCCATACCCGTCAAATGAAAAATATTCACGGGCATGTAGCTGGCCAATAA
- a CDS encoding DUF72 domain-containing protein produces the protein MRRNTKIYIGTSGWHYKHWKGTFYPQEIKDAGQFDYYSQYFNTVEINNSFYKLPAPATFRQWKMEAPAKFIFSVKASRFITHMKKLNPDGASIQKFLRRAGELDRKLGPVLFQLPPAWNINIDRLAAFLKQLPGRQRYTFEFRNHSWYHAEVFALLRQYNCAFCIYHLDKHLSPLEVTADFVYVRLHGPGNKYQGNYPKKALEKWAGLCHQWQHEKKDVYLYFDNDQAGYAAFNAQRLLKLVNSKEGA, from the coding sequence ATGAGGAGAAATACAAAAATATACATTGGTACTTCGGGATGGCACTACAAGCACTGGAAGGGTACTTTTTACCCGCAGGAAATAAAAGATGCCGGCCAATTCGATTATTATAGTCAATATTTTAATACGGTTGAAATTAATAACTCCTTTTACAAATTACCAGCTCCTGCAACCTTCCGGCAATGGAAAATGGAAGCACCGGCAAAATTCATTTTTTCAGTAAAGGCCAGTCGTTTCATTACCCATATGAAAAAGCTCAATCCTGATGGGGCCAGTATACAAAAGTTCCTCAGGCGTGCCGGAGAACTGGATAGAAAGCTGGGGCCGGTTTTGTTTCAGCTGCCACCGGCTTGGAATATTAACATCGATAGACTCGCTGCTTTTTTAAAGCAGCTACCCGGCAGGCAACGCTATACTTTCGAATTCCGAAATCATAGTTGGTACCATGCAGAGGTGTTTGCTTTATTACGGCAATACAATTGTGCTTTTTGTATCTACCATCTTGATAAGCACCTTTCCCCTCTGGAAGTAACGGCTGATTTTGTATATGTAAGACTGCATGGCCCAGGCAATAAATACCAGGGGAATTATCCAAAAAAGGCCCTTGAAAAATGGGCAGGACTATGCCATCAATGGCAGCACGAAAAAAAGGATGTCTATTTGTATTTTGACAATGATCAGGCAGGCTATGCCGCTTTTAATGCACAGCGATTACTGAAGTTGGTAAATAGTAAAGAGGGGGCCTGA
- a CDS encoding TlpA family protein disulfide reductase gives MMHHCLLCLFVLFLTGIRVQSQPASSPANAVDVLSKTKEKLDRLSVVRYRQTRETKYYGDNYYSLFSAELFIQRIKNSPIGWRLQASEGNTLFIYDGQQTIRLKRDAMTIDSASAKNARQLEGNSYLSHSLINLGYFLPLVIGDDSTQKSISDTLIGGQSLYCVKMERPNRYYDGFYSMQPINLRNLRRPYYLLIDKKTYLPYQFITRYIRGNDDRDYITVTFDDLNMAPALPADSSWAYISYRDKYQPFKPKEKKPVIKTGVIIGDFTLPDYRPAAIDSASLHQYTGKVVLLDFWFKSCGPCMAAMPHYNTLQNKYGKDGFQLLTINVEDGEEDMKFFYNKYQPAYKMLFKGNVLFEKLGLSACPSSVLLDRSGKVTEVFAGFDEPVISRKIGELLAQ, from the coding sequence ATGATGCATCATTGCCTGTTATGTCTGTTTGTATTGTTCCTTACCGGAATAAGAGTTCAATCTCAACCTGCGTCTTCCCCGGCCAATGCGGTGGACGTACTCTCAAAAACAAAGGAAAAGCTGGATCGTCTTAGCGTGGTCCGTTACCGGCAAACCCGGGAAACAAAGTATTACGGAGACAATTATTACTCCTTATTCAGTGCGGAACTATTCATTCAGCGCATAAAGAATAGCCCCATAGGGTGGCGGCTACAGGCCAGTGAAGGGAATACGTTATTCATTTATGATGGCCAGCAGACCATACGACTGAAAAGGGACGCTATGACTATTGACAGTGCATCTGCAAAGAATGCAAGGCAGCTGGAGGGGAATAGTTATCTTTCTCATTCACTGATCAACCTGGGCTATTTTCTTCCCCTGGTGATCGGGGACGACAGCACCCAAAAGTCGATCAGTGATACCCTGATCGGCGGTCAGTCCTTGTATTGTGTAAAGATGGAGCGGCCCAACAGGTATTATGATGGGTTTTACAGCATGCAGCCTATTAACCTGCGGAATTTGCGGAGACCTTACTACCTGTTGATCGATAAGAAAACCTACCTGCCTTACCAGTTCATCACCAGATATATCCGAGGAAATGATGACCGGGATTATATAACAGTAACGTTTGACGATCTCAATATGGCTCCCGCTTTGCCTGCTGATAGCAGCTGGGCATATATCAGTTACAGGGACAAGTACCAGCCATTTAAGCCTAAGGAGAAAAAGCCTGTGATAAAGACCGGTGTTATTATCGGCGACTTTACATTGCCTGATTATAGACCTGCAGCCATCGATAGTGCATCGCTTCATCAATATACAGGTAAAGTGGTGCTGCTTGATTTCTGGTTCAAATCCTGCGGTCCTTGTATGGCAGCCATGCCCCATTACAATACTTTACAGAACAAGTACGGGAAAGATGGTTTCCAACTGCTGACGATCAATGTTGAGGATGGAGAAGAGGATATGAAGTTCTTCTACAATAAGTACCAGCCTGCTTATAAAATGCTGTTTAAAGGGAATGTGTTATTTGAAAAACTGGGCCTCTCGGCTTGTCCCTCTTCCGTGTTGCTGGATCGGAGTGGTAAGGTAACAGAGGTATTTGCGGGCTTTGATGAGCCGGTAATCAGCAGGAAAATTGGGGAATTGCTGGCACAATAG